From the genome of Fundulus heteroclitus isolate FHET01 chromosome 9, MU-UCD_Fhet_4.1, whole genome shotgun sequence, one region includes:
- the lmo4b gene encoding LIM domain transcription factor LMO4b codes for MVNPGGNSQPPAVGTGSLSWKRCAGCGGKIADRFLLYTMDSYWHSRCLKCSCCQAQLGEIGTSCYTKSGMILCRNDYIRLFGNSGACSACGQSIPASELVMRAQGNVYHLKCFTCSTCRNRLVPGDRFHYINGSLFCEHDRPTALINGHLSSLQTNPLLPDQKVC; via the exons ATGGTGAATCCAGGAGGCAACAGCCAGCCGCCAGCGGTGGGCACGGGTTCTCTGTCCTGGAAGCGTTGCGCGGGCTGTGGGGGTAAAATCGCTGACCGCTTCCTCCTCTACACCATGGACAGCTACTGGCACAGCCGGTGCCTTAAGTGCTCCTGCTGCCAGGCCCAGCTAGGCGAGATTGGCACGTCGTGCTATACGAAGAGCGGCATGATCCTCTGCAGAAACGACTACATcag GTTATTTGGAAACAGCGGGGCTTGCAGCGCCTGCGGTCAGTCCATTCCAGCCAGCGAGTTGGTGATGAGGGCACAGGGCAACGTGTACCATCTCAAG TGTTTCACGTGTTCCACCTGCCGGAACCGGCTCGTTCCCGGGGACCGATTCCACTACATCAACGGCAGCCTCTTCTGCGAACACGACAGACCCACGGCGCTCATCAACGGCCATTTAAGTTCTCTGCAGACGAACCCGCTACTGCCTGACCAGAAG